The Buttiauxella selenatireducens genome has a window encoding:
- a CDS encoding PTS mannose/fructose/sorbose/N-acetylgalactosamine transporter subunit IIC, whose amino-acid sequence MAFEAALIGILCYLGALSSPWLLGLTGGWYLITRPLVSGMLVGFILGDVQTGIIIGVAVQAVYIAMVTPGGSMPADLNFVAFPAIALGILSNKGPEVAVALAATIGIAGTVLFNAMMVLNSWWNHRADVALEKGDERGVYLNSAIWPQATNFLMRFIPTFIAVYFGAQYINAFMDSLPHIVLSTMNVLGGILPAVGIAILLKQIIKNYSMLIYFLVGFICIVFLKLNMVALVIVGALLALIHYNYKPEPQAERVASTATDDEDEF is encoded by the coding sequence ATGGCTTTTGAAGCGGCTTTGATCGGCATTCTCTGTTACCTCGGTGCGTTGAGCAGCCCATGGCTGCTGGGGCTTACTGGTGGCTGGTATTTGATTACTCGCCCGTTGGTTTCAGGAATGTTGGTAGGATTTATTCTCGGCGATGTTCAAACCGGGATTATCATTGGTGTGGCGGTTCAGGCTGTGTACATCGCGATGGTAACCCCCGGTGGATCTATGCCTGCCGATCTGAACTTTGTGGCTTTCCCGGCAATCGCGCTGGGTATCCTTTCCAATAAAGGCCCGGAAGTCGCCGTGGCGTTAGCCGCCACCATCGGTATTGCAGGGACTGTGTTGTTCAATGCCATGATGGTACTGAACTCATGGTGGAACCACCGAGCAGACGTTGCACTTGAGAAAGGCGACGAACGCGGTGTGTACCTCAACAGCGCCATCTGGCCACAAGCCACCAACTTCCTGATGCGTTTTATTCCGACGTTTATCGCAGTCTATTTCGGCGCGCAGTACATCAACGCCTTTATGGACAGCCTGCCGCATATCGTCCTTTCCACGATGAACGTGCTGGGTGGCATTCTGCCAGCGGTCGGGATCGCGATTCTTCTCAAACAAATCATCAAAAATTACAGCATGTTGATTTACTTCCTGGTGGGGTTTATCTGCATCGTTTTCCTGAAATTAAACATGGTGGCGCTGGTGATTGTCGGGGCGCTGCTGGCGTTAATTCACTACAACTACAAACCCGAGCCGCAAGCTGAACGTGTAGCCTCAACCGCCACTGATGATGAGGATGAATTCTGA
- a CDS encoding PTS system mannose/fructose/N-acetylgalactosamine-transporter subunit IIB, translating to MSISFVRIDDRVIHGQLVTRWAKELPCQGIIAIDDAVAADPLLSSVMKGAVQDIKVWLFDTATAIEKLPKIIASEKQYFVIGKSPVTLKRIEEAGISLQNSNKKINVGPMSARATTTTIGPNQSVNPEEIAAFDYLSSRGHQIEFRLVPDASSYSWQDARQKLK from the coding sequence ATGAGTATTTCATTTGTACGTATCGACGATCGGGTGATCCACGGCCAGTTAGTGACTCGCTGGGCAAAAGAGCTGCCGTGCCAGGGGATTATCGCGATTGATGATGCGGTCGCCGCGGATCCTCTGCTTTCTTCAGTCATGAAAGGTGCGGTGCAGGACATCAAAGTTTGGCTGTTTGATACCGCAACGGCGATTGAAAAGCTGCCGAAGATCATCGCCAGCGAAAAGCAGTATTTCGTGATTGGCAAATCCCCCGTCACGCTCAAACGCATCGAAGAAGCGGGGATCAGCCTGCAAAACAGCAATAAAAAAATCAACGTTGGCCCGATGAGCGCACGTGCCACCACCACAACCATTGGCCCTAATCAGTCTGTAAACCCGGAAGAGATAGCCGCGTTCGACTACCTCTCAAGCCGCGGGCACCAGATTGAATTTCGTCTGGTTCCTGATGCCAGCAGCTATAGCTGGCAGGACGCTCGCCAAAAACTCAAATAA
- a CDS encoding PTS sugar transporter subunit IIA, translated as MINVILATHGSLADALLTSSHMVYGELPHVFPIMLTENKGINSFADEFAAVLKQASKGADGVLVLCDLQSGTPWNIACHHAFDPQTQPPIAVLGGVNFPMLLLSDEIKDLQDVEHAAAQLLEQTQESLVQARLAEAAQSDDF; from the coding sequence ATGATTAATGTGATTCTGGCAACACACGGCTCACTGGCAGATGCGCTTCTCACCAGTTCGCACATGGTATACGGCGAATTGCCGCATGTTTTCCCCATCATGCTCACTGAAAACAAGGGCATCAATAGTTTTGCTGATGAGTTTGCCGCCGTTTTGAAACAGGCAAGCAAAGGAGCCGATGGCGTACTGGTGCTGTGCGATTTGCAAAGTGGTACGCCGTGGAACATCGCCTGTCATCACGCGTTTGACCCACAAACACAGCCGCCAATTGCGGTTCTCGGTGGGGTGAATTTCCCCATGTTGCTGCTAAGCGATGAAATAAAAGATCTGCAAGATGTTGAGCACGCTGCCGCGCAATTGCTGGAGCAAACGCAAGAATCGCTGGTACAGGCTCGTCTGGCTGAAGCTGCGCAATCGGATGATTTCTAA
- a CDS encoding class I mannose-6-phosphate isomerase: protein MHSASYDKYPEVRVSGFDHQASQGWSAIKHMLDEQLTRTEKTVLVIDCYPGVQLDELHSQLITQLHPDLVINAESARLSEQHLHDLLAYNLTDDRVFGVLSCHELTEFFCHEKLAHAQQQVAEVNNGLVVIYGPGAALIHQGDMLVYADLARWEIQQRFRRGELGNWGVDNCDEDILRRYKRAFFIEWRVFDRHKTPLLKRADFLLDTNNPEQPAMVSGEALRHGLQQTTQQPFRVVPFFDPGVWGGQWMKDKFNLDPSKPNYAWCFDCVPEENSLLLRFGDVRIEIPSQDLVLLYPRPLLGERVHARFGAEFPIRFDFLDTIGGQNLSFQVHPITEYIQQHFGMHYTQDESYYLLEAEPGAEVYLGTKTGIDPQEMLDSLAAAQRGEKAFDDEKFVNRFPARKHDHFLIPAGTVHCSGSGAMVLEISATPYIFTFKLWDWGRLGLDGLPRPVHLEHGAQVIDWQRDTQWVTEHLVNHFEPIAAGDGWREERTGLHEREFIETRRHWFTQPVTHHTNGGVNVLNLVEGDEALVESPSGAFEPFVVHYAETFIIPAAVGEYRISPYGRGAHQQLATMKAWVRG, encoded by the coding sequence ATGCATTCGGCATCATACGATAAGTATCCCGAAGTCAGGGTTTCAGGGTTTGACCACCAGGCATCGCAGGGCTGGTCAGCTATCAAACACATGCTCGATGAGCAACTCACACGCACCGAAAAAACCGTACTGGTGATTGACTGCTACCCCGGTGTTCAACTTGACGAGCTGCATTCACAGCTCATTACGCAGTTGCATCCTGATCTGGTTATCAACGCAGAATCAGCGCGGTTGAGTGAGCAACATCTGCATGACTTGCTGGCGTATAACCTGACCGATGACCGTGTCTTCGGCGTGCTTTCCTGCCACGAATTAACAGAGTTTTTTTGCCATGAGAAACTGGCTCATGCGCAGCAGCAAGTTGCTGAAGTCAACAACGGTCTGGTCGTGATTTACGGCCCAGGGGCTGCATTGATTCACCAGGGTGACATGCTGGTCTATGCAGACCTTGCGCGCTGGGAAATCCAGCAGCGTTTTCGTCGGGGTGAATTGGGCAACTGGGGCGTAGATAATTGTGATGAAGATATTCTGCGCCGCTATAAACGTGCGTTTTTCATTGAGTGGCGCGTGTTTGACCGCCATAAAACCCCCTTGCTTAAGCGGGCAGATTTCCTGCTCGATACCAACAACCCTGAACAACCCGCCATGGTCAGTGGTGAAGCGCTACGCCACGGCCTGCAACAAACCACGCAACAACCTTTCCGCGTGGTGCCATTCTTCGACCCGGGTGTCTGGGGCGGCCAATGGATGAAAGACAAATTCAATCTCGATCCCTCAAAGCCAAATTACGCATGGTGTTTTGACTGTGTGCCCGAGGAGAACAGCCTGTTACTGCGTTTTGGTGATGTGCGGATCGAGATCCCTTCTCAGGATCTGGTGTTGCTCTACCCTCGCCCGCTGCTTGGTGAGCGCGTTCATGCCCGATTCGGTGCGGAATTCCCGATCCGTTTCGATTTCCTCGATACCATCGGCGGGCAGAATTTAAGTTTCCAGGTTCATCCGATAACGGAGTACATCCAGCAGCATTTCGGGATGCACTACACGCAGGATGAAAGCTACTACCTGCTGGAAGCGGAACCGGGTGCGGAAGTTTACCTCGGAACCAAAACGGGAATCGATCCGCAAGAAATGCTCGACTCACTCGCAGCCGCACAACGCGGAGAAAAGGCGTTTGATGATGAGAAGTTTGTAAACCGCTTCCCGGCCCGTAAACACGATCATTTCCTGATCCCTGCGGGCACCGTTCACTGCTCTGGATCTGGCGCGATGGTGCTGGAAATCAGCGCCACGCCGTACATTTTCACCTTTAAATTATGGGACTGGGGCCGGTTAGGTCTTGATGGCCTGCCGCGCCCGGTACATCTGGAACACGGCGCGCAAGTCATTGACTGGCAACGCGATACCCAATGGGTGACTGAGCATCTGGTGAACCATTTCGAGCCTATCGCCGCAGGTGACGGCTGGCGCGAAGAGCGCACCGGTTTGCACGAGCGGGAATTTATTGAAACTCGTCGCCACTGGTTTACACAGCCCGTTACACATCATACAAACGGCGGGGTCAACGTGCTGAACCTGGTAGAAGGTGATGAAGCGCTGGTTGAAAGCCCGAGCGGCGCATTCGAACCGTTTGTCGTGCACTACGCCGAAACCTTCATCATTCCCGCAGCCGTTGGGGAATACCGAATTTCACCGTACGGTCGCGGTGCTCATCAACAACTCGCCACCATGAAAGCCTGGGTAAGGGGATAA
- a CDS encoding LacI family DNA-binding transcriptional regulator: protein MSTVTLAQVAKQAAVSTATVSMVLRNRGRISDATRSRVLKALDDLGYVYNQTAANLRNRTSNQVGLLLHDITNPFYGEMTAGLSQEMERHDLLLFLANSEESGERQQKFVDSLMRNNACGMVLCAARETPPLFFETLKRRNIPAIMVVRPMDDVDFDFVGTDNFLGTQLATQHLLRLGHRHIAFIGGSENSISRAQRIGGYSSKLLEHRIQPKSEWVVSSLASQSDGARVAEELFSRYPEITAAVCYQDIVALGVMQTLRKMGRQPGVDFALIGFDDITEASLVQPALTTVSVAAKEIGRKAGELLYSRIQGNDEPPKRIILPPTLVVRESCGFGSQTR from the coding sequence ATGAGCACCGTTACCCTTGCCCAGGTTGCAAAACAGGCGGCAGTTTCAACCGCTACCGTTTCGATGGTGTTGCGTAATCGAGGCCGAATATCTGACGCCACCCGAAGTCGCGTACTCAAAGCCCTGGACGATCTGGGTTATGTTTACAACCAGACGGCTGCGAATCTACGTAATCGCACCAGCAACCAGGTCGGATTATTACTGCACGACATCACCAACCCGTTTTATGGCGAAATGACTGCCGGGCTGAGTCAGGAAATGGAGCGCCACGACTTGCTGCTGTTTCTCGCCAATAGCGAGGAGTCGGGTGAACGCCAGCAAAAGTTTGTCGATTCTCTGATGCGTAACAACGCCTGCGGAATGGTGTTGTGCGCGGCAAGGGAGACGCCGCCGCTGTTTTTCGAAACTCTGAAGCGGCGGAACATCCCGGCGATTATGGTGGTGCGCCCAATGGACGACGTTGATTTCGATTTCGTCGGCACTGACAACTTTTTGGGTACGCAACTGGCGACACAGCATTTGCTGCGTCTGGGCCACCGTCACATCGCATTTATCGGCGGCAGTGAAAACTCCATCAGCCGCGCCCAGCGTATTGGGGGCTACAGCAGTAAATTGCTGGAGCATCGTATCCAACCGAAAAGCGAATGGGTTGTTTCATCGCTCGCCAGCCAAAGTGACGGCGCGCGAGTGGCTGAAGAGCTGTTTAGCCGTTATCCGGAAATCACAGCGGCAGTCTGTTATCAGGATATTGTGGCGCTGGGCGTGATGCAGACGCTACGGAAAATGGGCCGCCAGCCGGGTGTGGATTTTGCGCTGATAGGTTTTGACGACATCACCGAAGCGTCCCTGGTACAGCCTGCACTGACGACGGTTTCAGTCGCGGCCAAAGAGATTGGACGCAAAGCGGGGGAGTTGTTGTATAGCCGAATTCAGGGCAACGACGAACCGCCAAAACGGATAATCCTCCCGCCTACGCTGGTGGTAAGGGAGTCGTGCGGGTTTGGTTCACAAACGCGTTAA
- a CDS encoding cellulase family glycosylhydrolase gives MRTQWSKQQATEWHKNQGWICGFNYLPRSAINWTELWQRETFDPETIDQELGWAQEIGYNQLRINLPFIVWLHDRDGLLMRIESFLRIAQSHQMKVMLTLMDDCGFSGDEPFLGPQKAPEPGKHNSQAAASPGRETVCNRNLWPQLECYVRDIVRHFKNDSRIAIWDLYNEPGNRGTFASGLEEIQFDEKLEHFALELLQKVFIWARDEDPHQPLTVGAWHISQDPDEPETEYFAHPIDKAAADLSDVISFHAYLATPKMLQVLRYWQTFERPLLCTEWLARHVGSVVEEQLPLFAALNVGCYQWGLVRGKTQTTLPWPSVRKSGVDYAHLWFHDVLDEYGIPYRHSEMALVQRLTRL, from the coding sequence ATGCGCACACAATGGAGCAAACAACAGGCCACAGAGTGGCACAAAAATCAGGGTTGGATTTGCGGGTTTAATTACCTCCCCCGCAGCGCCATAAACTGGACAGAGCTATGGCAACGCGAAACCTTTGATCCCGAAACGATAGATCAGGAACTCGGCTGGGCGCAGGAAATCGGCTACAACCAACTGCGGATCAATTTGCCGTTTATTGTCTGGTTGCACGACCGCGATGGATTGCTGATGCGCATCGAGAGCTTCCTGCGTATCGCCCAGAGCCATCAAATGAAAGTCATGCTAACGCTGATGGATGACTGTGGTTTTTCCGGCGACGAGCCATTTTTGGGGCCGCAGAAAGCGCCAGAACCCGGCAAACACAACAGTCAGGCGGCGGCGAGTCCCGGGCGAGAGACTGTTTGTAACCGCAATTTGTGGCCGCAGCTTGAGTGCTATGTGCGCGACATTGTGCGCCATTTCAAAAACGATTCGCGTATCGCCATCTGGGATCTGTATAACGAACCAGGCAACCGCGGCACTTTTGCCAGCGGGCTTGAGGAAATTCAGTTCGATGAAAAGCTGGAGCATTTTGCACTGGAACTGCTGCAAAAGGTTTTCATCTGGGCGCGTGACGAAGATCCCCACCAGCCGCTGACTGTGGGTGCATGGCATATTTCACAAGATCCCGACGAACCGGAAACGGAGTATTTTGCCCATCCGATCGATAAGGCAGCAGCCGATCTTTCGGATGTGATCAGTTTCCACGCCTACCTTGCCACGCCGAAAATGCTGCAAGTCTTACGCTACTGGCAAACTTTCGAGCGTCCACTGTTATGCACAGAATGGCTGGCGCGCCATGTCGGGAGCGTTGTGGAGGAACAACTGCCGCTGTTTGCCGCCCTGAATGTCGGTTGTTATCAGTGGGGATTAGTGCGCGGCAAAACGCAAACGACCCTCCCCTGGCCGTCAGTGCGCAAAAGTGGCGTGGACTACGCGCACCTGTGGTTCCACGATGTGCTGGACGAATACGGCATTCCCTATCGCCACAGTGAAATGGCGCTGGTACAGCGTTTAACGCGTTTGTGA